A genomic stretch from Oncorhynchus tshawytscha isolate Ot180627B linkage group LG07, Otsh_v2.0, whole genome shotgun sequence includes:
- the LOC112253687 gene encoding mitogen-activated protein kinase kinase kinase kinase 4 isoform X9: protein MANDSPAKSLVEIDLASLRDPAGIFELVEVVGNGTYGQVYKGRHVKTGQLAAIKVMDVTEDEEEEIKLEINMLKKYSHHRNIATYYGAFIKKSPPGHDDQLWLVMEFCGAGSITDLVKNTKGNQLKEDWIAYISREILRGLAHLHAHHVIHRDIKGQNVLLTENAEVKLVDFGVSAQLDRTVGRRNTFIGTPYWMAPEVIACDENPEATYDYRSDLWSTGITAIEMAEGAPPLCDMHPMRALFLIPRNPPPRLKSKKWSKKFCSFIEGSLVKNYNQRPPTEQLLKHPFIRDQPNERQVRIQLKDHIDRTKKKRGEKDETEYEYSGSEEEEEDAGEQEGEPSSIVNMPGESTLRKDFIRLQQENKERSEALRRQQLLQEQQLREQEEYKRQLLAERQKRIEQQKEQRRRLEEGIPTRISALPVCRIPEVLSLLPPPGASQQQRREREMRRQQEREQRRREQEEKRRMEEMERRRKEDDERRRAEEEKRRSDREQEYIRRQLEEEQRHLEILQQQLLHEQAMLLEFKWRELEEQRKAERLHKRLQQEQAYLLSLQHDNKPPQPCEKTEDPKRMSPDSTNKAPPSMSPGPVGDRAPAPQPHVLNNSNTIASRRTSCDNTSSPHAHFLDNVTVNAPRRMSSDTTKSPQTMSCDNTTKAPQKQSPNSVDKDSENTPSDNSDALATQSTDVTKPSQTGGLDGPKSPQTDRSEASDVLGDPQPIREVNPNTTSLPPAACCYFYSSCLPPSPHSVLC, encoded by the exons GGGAGACATGTCAAAACTGGACAGCTGGCAGCCATCAAGGTCATGGATGTCACAGAG gacgaggaggaggaaatCAAACTGGAGATCAATATGCTCAAGAAGTACTCCCATCACAGGAACATTGCCACTTACTACGGTGCTTTTATCAAGAAGAGCCCCCCGGGGCATGATGACCAACTGTGG ctGGTGATGGAGTTCTGTGGGGCAGGCTCCATCACAGACCTGGTGAAGAACACTAAAGGAAACCAGCTCAAGGAGGACTGGATCGCCTACATCTCCAGAGAAATCCTCCGG ggaCTGGCCCACCTGCATGCCCACCATGTCATCCACCGTGACATCAAGGGACAGAACGTCCTGCTCACAGAGAACGCAGAGGTCAAGCTTG TGGACTTTGGCGTGAGCGCCCAGTTGGACCGGACGGTGGGGAGGAGGAATACATTCATCGGGACTCCCTATTGGATGGCGCCCGAGGTCATCGCCTGTGACGAGAACCCTGAGGCCACCTACGACTACAGA AGTGACTTGTGGTCCACTGGAATCACTGCCATCGAAATGGCCGAAGGAGCTCCTC CGCTGTGCGATATGCATCCGATGCGAGCACTCTTCCTCATCCCAAGGAACCCTCCCCCGCGACTCAAGTCCAAGAAGTG GTCTAAGAAGTTTTGCAGCTTCATCGAGGGCTCCCTGGTGAAGAACTACAACCAGCGCCCCCCCACCGAGCAGCTGCTCAAGCACCCCTTCATCAGGGACCAGCCCAACGAGAGGCAGGTCCGCATCCAGCTCAAAGACCACATCGACCGCACCAAGaagaagaggggggagaaag atgagactgaatatgAGTACAGCGggagtgaggaggaagaggaggatgctggagagcaggagggagagccTAG CTCCATAGTGAACATGCCGGGTGAGTCGACGCTGCGTAAGGACTTCATCCGGCTGCAGCAGGAGAACAAGGAGCGCTCGGAGGCGCTGCGCCGACAGCAGCTCCTGCAGGAGCAGCAGCTCCGTGAGCAGGAGGAGTACAAGCGCCAACTATTGGCCGAGAGGCAGAAACGCATTGAGCAACAGAAGGAGCAGAGGAGGCGGCTGGAGGAG GGAATCCCAACTAGAATTTCAGCTCTCCCTGTGTGTCGTATCCCTGAGGTTCTCTCTCTGTTGCCCCCTCCTGGTGCCTCACAGCAACAGCGACGCGAGCGCGAGATGAGGAGGCAGCAGGAGCGTGAGCAGCGCCGCCGtgagcaggaggagaagaggcgCATGGAGGAGATGGAACGACGGCGGAAAGAGGACGATGAGCGCCGGAGggcggaggaggagaagaggaggagcgaCCGTGAGCAG GAGTACATTCGTCGGCAgctggaggaggagcagaggcaCCTGGAGATCCTGCAGCAGCAGCTGCTCCATGAACAGGCCATGCTCCTG GAGTTCAAATGgagggagctggaggagcagCGGAAGGCAGAGCGTCTCCACAAGCGTCTGCAGCAGGAGCAGGCCTATCTGCTGTCCCTCCAGCACGACAATAAACCACCGCAGCCCTGCGAAAAGACTGAAGACCCCAAGAGAATGTCCCCCGACAGTACTAACAAAGCCCCTCCGTCAATGTCCCCAGGCCCCGTGGGCGATAGAGCCCCAGCTCCACAACCCCACGTCCTCAATAATTCTAATACTATTGCTTCACGGAGAACGTCCTGCGATAACACTAGCTCCCCACATGCCCATTTCCTGGACAATGTTACTGTTAACGCCCCACGGAGAATGTCCTCGGATACCACAAAGTCCCCACAAACCATGTCCTGCGATAACACTACCAAGGCCCCTCAGAAACAGTCCCCAAACAGTGTTGATAAAGACTCCGAAAATACCCCCTCTGACAATAGCGATGCCCTAGCCACCCAGTCCACAGACGTTACTAAACCCTCACAGACCGGGGGCCTAGACGGCCCCAAGTCCCCACAGACAGACCGCTCGGAGGCTAGCGACGTTCTCGGTGATCCTCAGCCAATCAGAGAGGTGAACCCCAACACGACATCACTTCCTCCTGCTGCCTGCTGCTACTTCTATTCTAGCTGCCTGCCCCCCTCTCCACACAGCGTGTTATGTTAG